A portion of the Meriones unguiculatus strain TT.TT164.6M chromosome 14, Bangor_MerUng_6.1, whole genome shotgun sequence genome contains these proteins:
- the LOC110557548 gene encoding apelin receptor early endogenous ligand-like, with translation MRFHPFLVFFIFVMSLLLISEQRPVNFPRRRKLHRHNCFCRRCLSLHSKVPFP, from the coding sequence atGAGATTTCAtccttttttggtattttttatttttgtgatgagTCTGCTTCTGATCAGCGAACAGAGACCAGTTAACTTTCCCAGGAGAAGAAAACTACACAGACACAACTGCTTTTGCAGGAGATGCCTTTCACTTCATTCCAAGGTGCCCTTCCCTTGA